A segment of the Paraburkholderia fungorum genome:
GACGGCTGGCAGAAGTTGCACACGCGCGGCACGGTGATTTTCTCGACGGCGGTCGGCGTGGTTGCGCCGCTCGGCGCCGTGTTGCGTGAGACGTGGAACGGTATGCCTGACGACCTGAAGCAGTATCTGCCGCACAGCGTGCAACAGGCAATCAGCTACACGATCCTGTGCGCGACGTTCCTCGCGCTGCGTTACACGACGGTGCGCCGTGTGCCGCGGGAGGGTGACGATGGCCCGCATTGACGCCGCGACGGCGGGCGGTGAGAACCGCGTCGCCTTCCTCGACATGATCGCAGTCAGCGAGATCGGCAATCAGCTGCTGGCGCTGAGCGACGACGGCTACAACGTGCTGGTCGGCAGCACGCCGAGCAAGCCGCTGTTGTTCACGTCGTATGCCGATCACCCGAACATCTACAACGCCGGCTGCAATTCGACGGCGGCCGGCCGCTACCAGATCCTGATCAAGTGGTGGCGCATCTACAAGGCGCAGATGTTTCTCCGCGACTTCTCGCCGATTTCACAGGACCGGTACGCCCTGCAGCAACTGCGTGAGCATGGCGCGTTTCCGTTGATCGACGCAGGGCAGTTTCAACTGGCGGTCGCAAAGGTCGCCAACGTGTGGGCCAGTCTTCCCGGCGCCGGATACGGCCAGCACGAAAACCAGATGGCGCATTTGCAGGCTGCATATCAGGCGGCAGGCGGGAGCATTTCGACATGACGGAAGCAATTGAACTCGCGTTCAAATTTGGGCCATGGATTCTCACGGCGCTCGTCGGCGTCTTCGCACTGATCACGCATGCGAATTCAAAGGCAAAGGTCGCGGTGGCCGATCAGAAGGTCGCCGAGGCTCAAACCAGCGCCGCGCAGGCGCAAACCCAAACCGCCGAGGTGCGTGATGCCGAGGCCCAAGCGAACGCGGCAGCAGCGCAACAAGGCGCGGCCGCAGTCAAGGAGAGAACCGATGTTGAAAGTGACGTTGCTGCTTTGCCTGCTGGGTCCGCTGCTGACCAGTTGCGCAACGAATGGAGCCGACCAGGCGAAGACGCAGGTCGAGGAACCGCAGGTGCAGGTCAAGACCCGGTTCGTTGATACGAGCTGCGCCATCTTTAAGCCGGTCTACGTCAGCAAGGGCGACATTCTGGCCGACGAAACGGCTAAACAGATTCTGGCGAACAACCTCGCAGGCGCTACGCACTGCGGGTGGAAGCCGACTGGCAAGTAATTAGTCGCACGCTGCCGGGTCAGGCTCCGGTGGCGGTGACTCTTCGCCACGCATGATCCTCGGAAGGCCCGGAAAGTAGACGTCACATCGTTCGTGATGGGCGGTGGCGTTCCGTCGTGGGCACGCTGACAACTCAGAACCGAGATTCGTCATTGGGAAGTCGCGCCCAAGTTCGGCCACCAATTTTGCGACGCGATACCGACCCTTGCGCTCGCAGCGAGAACACGCCACATCCAGGTGGCTAGATCGTTCCGCGACCTCGCCGAGCGAAACGCTCCCGCTTTTCACGCCCCACCTTGCGCCGCCGGCGTAGCGCCGGCATCGGCAATCCACTCGGGTGACTCGTACTCGTCGTCATAGTCGTTCACGACGCAATCGCAGTCGCCGCACGCCCAACGATTCGGCACGTCTCCCACAGCTGGTTGAAATTCGTCGCGCGCGAGCCTGCGTGCGCAAATTGGACACGACATCGCCGCCATTTGTGATCTCCCTCGGTTCGCTTAAATACTGTATGGATGTACAGTATAACGACTGCCCAAGGGGTGTGGGTTTTTCTGCCTTAAAACTGCAAACACTGTTCGTATACACAGCATTCAGATACCCCGCAAACCCTTGATGCACCGTAGTTTCCAGAGTTATAGGCTGTTCATGCATACAGTATTGCAGGACTCATAATCCGCCTCCGAAAGGACATCGTCGGTTCGAATCCGACCCGGCCCACCAAAGGGTTTCAGCAGTTTTTGAAACTTCATTCTCGCTCCGCAAAAGCTGGATCGTTCCGCAATTCGGCTGTCTGATATCTCCGGCCTCGACTGGCCGGATCATTCGTTACCCTTCGTTTGCGTCCATTCTGACTCGGCGATCAGCGCCAGTTCGTTGGCCCTTCCCTAGCTGCCCCTTCGATCGCGGACGTGATTCCCCCCGTTTTGATTTCGAGTGATGCAGAGCCGCGCTATCTGCTGAGCTGATTGAGTCGCCGCTGAAATGTTTCGAAACCGTTTCGGTTATCGACATGAAAGAAGACAAAGCGGATTTATTGGATGCGACAATATGGCGCTTGTGTCGCGGGATTAATTCGTTCGACGGGAAGTTCGGCTGATTTAGTTGGGCCGCTCATATCGTCCACTCTGGTGAATTCGTCGGCGCTTTATATTCGCCTCTCGCGTGCGATCCGATGGCGATAATCGAGGACGTTCCGTCCGTCTCAATCGCGTCATTCTCGCCGACACCTGAATCGCAAAATCCCCGCCGCTTAATCTTCTTTCCATGGTGATTCCTCTGGCGCGGGCGTGCTCTCCGTTGGCGGTCTGCCGCACAGAGTGAGCGGGGACTCGCCGCTAGGCTGGTCGTCAGCTGGTCCGCAGTTCATCGTCTGGGAGTGGCACGTCGTTTGCGTATTCTCGGCTTCCAGACCATATTAATAAAGAGACCACCATGCGCTCCGACCACACCGCTGCCGAGTTTGCCCAGCCTCAACCTCAACCCGTGCTTGCCACGCCGCTGCAAGCTGCTGACGAAATCACGTCGCAAGAGCCAATGCGCTTGTTGACGCGAGTCACGTTCTGCTTTGCGTGGCTGTTCGGTTTGGAGGCTTTCCTGACGGGTTACGCTGACGATGCTCCGCGGTCGACGCTCGATCGCCATTACTGATCCACTGACCTGAGCCGTCTTGCTGCGGCCATGGCGTCCTCCGGATGGTCATTGAAAGTTTCGCCAGCGAGTCGGCGAAATTTCTACAGAGCGGCAGCGACATCGGCGGGGCGATTGCGGCGTCCTCGAAGACTACAAGAATCTGCGTCCTCTCTCGTCTATTGCCGGGAATAGCTGTTGCGCGCCTGACGGCGGGAGACTTTCCCATCCGACAAGGCGCTTATCATGCAGACCGTTCCCACCGTCGACCCGATTGCGGATCCGCCCGACCCACCTCTCGAGGTGCCCACCGAGCAACCTTCGCCAAGTCCCAGCACTCCGCCGGATACCAAACCGCTTGCGCCGGACTCATCGCCGCAGGACGAGGCGGCGCTTAGGCGCAAATAGGCTGGCCATAAACGCCACTTCTGCAGAAATTAGGGAAACTCCGTGTAAAAACGGGGACGGCTACGCCGTTAAATGAGTCAGGAAGGCTGTTCGATGCATGCCATCCGCTTTCAGCTCGGGTCTTGTCACGCGTCGGTCGGCGCCGCAATTCACCTCCGGGCAATACCCGTGCTGAAGGCTTTCCCTTTTCGTCGACGTCGCAGCGATTGCGGTACATGAAGTGTGGCGAGGCTTGGAGGTTGCCGAAGCCAGTTGCCGCACGAAAAGAAAAACCGCCTTATGGCGGTTTTTTCACGTTAGACCTTCACGTTAGTCCCTTACGCGGGCGTGCTGTTGCACAGATCCAGACGTGCGCCGCGCAACCGATCTCCGGCGAGACGACATATCTCAGAACCAACAATTCAACTTAATTCGAAAATGAGTTAATCGGCAATTGGATAAGCGGATTAATTTGCCATCACGCGAGTGACATTATTAGTCCATCAAAGTTCCCGGTTTTCTTAAATAAATTTATAACCGGTCGATTACGCTTCATTTCATTGCCTCTATTCCTGGCAATGCAGAAATTCCATATTCCGTAATTGTTCCGACCCGATTACGTCAGGCGTATTAAAGCACTGTTGCATACGCACAACTTTGAATATTGAGACGTTGCAAATTACTTATGACCAGAGCAGGTGAATCAGGTCCGGAAAATCGCGATAAATTCCTATAAAACAACGACTTAATACAATTGTCATTTGGATTGTTGCTGATTCTGAAAAATCCTGTTGTGGAAATTGCGCCCGTCGCAACTAGGGTGTCCCCCTACACTCACGCTTCGTTTCAAGGGTGCCCAAGGCCGATCCGGAATGGTCGGCGAACAGGGCAGCAGCCCATGCTTTCATGCGCTGCTGAGGCAGGTCCCGCTCCCCGCGTAAATTTTCCGAACAGGAGTCCCACATGAAGAAGAGTCTCATCGTCGTCGCGGTTGCCGCATCGTTCGCATCCGTCGCTCACGCACAAAGCAGCGTTACCCTGTATGGTCTGCTCGACGCAGGTCTGACGTACACCAGCAACGTTGCTGGCAACTCGAAGTGGGCAGCCGGTAGCGGCGGCATCAATCAAAGCATGTTCGGTCTGCGTGGCTCGGAAGATCTGGGCGGCGGTCTGAAGGCAATCTTCACGTTGGAAAGCGGCTTCGGCATCAACAACGGCACGCTGGGTAACAACGGTGGCCTGTTCAACCGTCAAGCCTTCGTCGGCCTGTCGAGCGCGCAATACGGTACGGTCACGCTGGGTCGTCAGTACGACGCAGCTCAAGACTACCTCGCACCGCTGACGGCAACGGGCAGCTGGGGCGGCACGTTCTTCGCGCACCCGTACAACAACGACAACCTGAACACCAACGGTGGTCAGTCGGTCAACAACTCGATCAAGTACTCGAGCGCTAACTACGCTGGCTTCACGTTCGGCGGCACGTACGGCTTCTCGAACCAGGCTGGTGCATTCGCTGACAACCGCCAGTACAGCATTGGTGCTGCATACCAGTGGCAAGGCCTGCACCTGGGCGCTGCTTACGCACAGCAAAACAACCCGGCTGCAAACACGAGCGGCGCTTCGAGCGGCACGCTGGCAAACATCGGCGGCGAAATGACGGGCGACTTCCGTCAACGTCAATTCGGCGCAGGCGCTTCGTACTCGTTCGGCCCGGCAACGGTCGGCGCAGCATTCACGCAATCGCGTGTTGACAACCTGGTCGGCGCAGAAGCTGGTCAACGCCCGGGTCGTTCGAACAACTACGAAGTCAACGGTAAGTACAACCTGACCCCGGCCCTGGGCCTGGGCGTTGCTTACACGTTCACGGACGCAAAGGGCTACGGCTCGAACGGCGACGGCAGCGAAATGAAGACCCGCTACCACCAGATCGGCGTTCAGGCTGACTACTCGCTGTCGCGTCGTACGGACGTCTACGCTGAAGCCGTGTACCAACACGCAATGGGCGACGGCGGTGTTGCTTCGATCTACAGCGGCGACAACACGGTTTCGCCGTCGTCGTCGAAGAACCAGACGGCTGCTACGATCGGTCTGCGTCACCGCTTCTAAGCTTCGGCTTAAGCTGGTTGCAGTATGAAGAAGGTGCCGCTTGCGGCACCTTTTTTATGGGCGCAAGATTCGGATGTCGCGCGTCTGGCGGTAAAAACTTCGCTGGCCTTGCCAGAATCGGCGATTGAGAAAATCGTCCGCAGACCGAGTGCAATGCCGGTCTGATTGTTGCGATTCGGTGCTCCGGCAATTCGACCGATCCCGCGTTAAACACCTTGTCGGAATCGATCGCGCCTTCCCATCTCGGTGCACTTCGGCAGCGCGCGCTATGAACGTGTAGCGATATCCGCCAGCTCACTTCGCAGTTCGAAGCCCTTTCATTCAACCGCGACGTGCGAGGCGAGCCTATGCGCGGACTCGCGGATGACAGACAGCCGCCTTCTCTCCGCCATCAATCCGTCAGCGCCATCAATCTTTTGCGATCTCTAACCCTCGCACCGACACGTCTAACAAGAGTTAACTTTCACGCGAGCGCTCTTCGGGTAATCTGAAAATGCCCTAATTCATAGACTCTTTCTTCGCGATGACGCCAGCGCATTTGCTGTACGTGCACGCCATGACTCCATGAATATTTTCGTTGTTATGCCTCCGCCCCGCCAGGATCCGATCCAGGATCTGACTGACGAACAATGGCAGCGCATTGCACCGTTGCTACCTGAGGCGCTGGAGCACGCCCCCCGACGCGGTCGTCCTACGATGGACCCGCGCCGGGTGTTGAACAGCGTGATGTGGGTTCTGCGCACGTGCGAGCCGTGGAGCGCGATGCCCAGGCGCCACGTGCCCTATCAGACCGCCCACCGTTATTACCTGCGCTGGAAGCGTTCAGGCGTGCTGGGCCGTGTCGTGCTCGCGCTGTTCAACACCGACGCGATGCTGGAGCGCCGCATCACGCGTAAGAGCGATACGCGCGCGCTGTAAAGCGAAGCGCTAGATCTGCTCCTGACCAAACGCGCTCAAACGTTCGAGGTCGAGCACGTCGATCTGGTTGTACGACAGACGCAAAATCTCCAACCGCTCAAGATTTTGCAGCGCCTGATTGATTCGCTGACGCGACACCCCCGCCAGAAGCCCGACTTCCTCCTGTGAAATGGCGAGCGTCCGACCGGTGTCGGGATACAGATCGGGATTGAACAACTGCGCGAGCGATTGCGCCACGCGCGCATCCACGTCGAGCAGCCGGCTGTTCTGGATCGACGCGATGAACTCGCCCATGCGGTTATTCAGTTGCCGGATCACGAAGCCCGTGAACGGCAGGCTCGACTCGAGCAGCGCATGGAACGTGGCGGACGGCACGAACATCACGAGTGACGGCTGGATCGCGGCCACGTCGTATTTGCGCAATTCGCGCTTGATCACGCTACCTTCGCCGAACCAGCCGCCTGGCGGCACGCCGGACAGCGTGCAGCTCCGCCCGGACGCGTTGTAAATCGCGAGTTTGATCAAGCCGGAATGGACCCCGATCCAGTAGTCCGATGGTTCCTGACGGCGCGCAATCCATGCTCCGCCTTCCAGATGCTCCGCGTGCGCACTGGCGAGGACCATCGCCTGATGCTCGGCGCTGAGCGCCCGAAACCACGCGCAGGTGGCGAAAAGCCGCGCCAGGTCGGCGCTTGCT
Coding sequences within it:
- a CDS encoding glycoside hydrolase family 24 protein — encoded protein: MARIDAATAGGENRVAFLDMIAVSEIGNQLLALSDDGYNVLVGSTPSKPLLFTSYADHPNIYNAGCNSTAAGRYQILIKWWRIYKAQMFLRDFSPISQDRYALQQLREHGAFPLIDAGQFQLAVAKVANVWASLPGAGYGQHENQMAHLQAAYQAAGGSIST
- a CDS encoding porin, whose protein sequence is MKKSLIVVAVAASFASVAHAQSSVTLYGLLDAGLTYTSNVAGNSKWAAGSGGINQSMFGLRGSEDLGGGLKAIFTLESGFGINNGTLGNNGGLFNRQAFVGLSSAQYGTVTLGRQYDAAQDYLAPLTATGSWGGTFFAHPYNNDNLNTNGGQSVNNSIKYSSANYAGFTFGGTYGFSNQAGAFADNRQYSIGAAYQWQGLHLGAAYAQQNNPAANTSGASSGTLANIGGEMTGDFRQRQFGAGASYSFGPATVGAAFTQSRVDNLVGAEAGQRPGRSNNYEVNGKYNLTPALGLGVAYTFTDAKGYGSNGDGSEMKTRYHQIGVQADYSLSRRTDVYAEAVYQHAMGDGGVASIYSGDNTVSPSSSKNQTAATIGLRHRF
- a CDS encoding transposase translates to MNIFVVMPPPRQDPIQDLTDEQWQRIAPLLPEALEHAPRRGRPTMDPRRVLNSVMWVLRTCEPWSAMPRRHVPYQTAHRYYLRWKRSGVLGRVVLALFNTDAMLERRITRKSDTRAL
- a CDS encoding Crp/Fnr family transcriptional regulator, which gives rise to MNDTLLTASADARSTPPARVASADLARLFATCAWFRALSAEHQAMVLASAHAEHLEGGAWIARRQEPSDYWIGVHSGLIKLAIYNASGRSCTLSGVPPGGWFGEGSVIKRELRKYDVAAIQPSLVMFVPSATFHALLESSLPFTGFVIRQLNNRMGEFIASIQNSRLLDVDARVAQSLAQLFNPDLYPDTGRTLAISQEEVGLLAGVSRQRINQALQNLERLEILRLSYNQIDVLDLERLSAFGQEQI